A stretch of Enterobacter cloacae complex sp. ECNIH7 DNA encodes these proteins:
- the arsC gene encoding glutaredoxin-dependent arsenate reductase: MSHITIYHNPACGTSRNTLEMIRNSGTEPEIILYLETPPSRDTLTALIAEMGISVRDLLRKNVEPYEQLGLAEDNFTDEQLINFMLQHPILINRPIVVTPLGTRLCRPSEVVLDILPDAQKGAFTKEDGEAVVDASGKKIEHR; encoded by the coding sequence ATGAGCCACATCACCATTTATCACAACCCGGCCTGCGGAACCTCGCGCAACACGCTGGAGATGATCCGCAACAGCGGCACCGAGCCAGAGATTATCCTCTATCTGGAAACCCCGCCGTCGCGCGATACGCTGACCGCTCTGATTGCCGAGATGGGCATTTCAGTGCGGGATCTGCTGCGTAAAAACGTGGAGCCCTATGAACAGCTCGGCCTTGCTGAAGATAACTTCACCGACGAGCAGCTTATCAATTTTATGCTGCAACACCCGATCCTGATTAACCGTCCGATCGTGGTCACGCCGCTGGGCACCCGCCTGTGCCGCCCGTCTGAAGTCGTCCTCGACATCCTGCCGGATGCGCAGAAAGGGGCGTTTACGAAAGAGGATGGCGAAGCGGTGGTGGACGCCAGCGGGAAAAAAATCGAACACAGGTAA
- a CDS encoding Cof-type HAD-IIB family hydrolase, protein MSVKLIAVDMDGTFLSDAKTYNRPRFLAQYARMKAQGIRFVVASGNQYYQLISFFPEIAHEIAFVAENGGWVVSEGEDVFNGELSKAHFETVANVLNEVPGIEIIACGKSSAYTLKCYDEGFKEIAAKYYHRLEMVSNFDNLNDIFFKFGLNVSDDEIPRIQALLHEKLSDIMVPVTTGHGSIDLIIPGVHKANGLRILQKRWGIDDSEVVAFGDSGNDVEMLRQSGFSFAMANARPHIKAAARFEAPHNNDEGVLNVIEKVLNGEAPFN, encoded by the coding sequence ATGAGCGTTAAACTGATCGCCGTCGACATGGATGGCACTTTTCTGAGCGATGCCAAGACCTATAATCGCCCGCGTTTTCTGGCGCAGTATGCCCGCATGAAGGCGCAAGGCATTCGCTTCGTGGTCGCCAGCGGCAACCAGTATTACCAGCTGATCTCCTTTTTCCCGGAGATTGCGCATGAGATTGCGTTCGTCGCCGAAAACGGCGGCTGGGTCGTAAGCGAAGGTGAAGATGTTTTTAACGGCGAACTGTCGAAAGCCCATTTCGAGACCGTCGCGAACGTGTTAAACGAGGTTCCGGGCATTGAGATTATCGCCTGCGGGAAAAGCAGCGCGTACACGCTGAAATGCTATGACGAGGGCTTTAAGGAGATCGCGGCGAAGTACTATCACCGTTTGGAAATGGTGAGTAATTTCGACAACCTGAACGATATTTTCTTCAAGTTCGGGCTCAACGTGTCTGACGATGAAATTCCGCGTATTCAGGCGCTGCTGCATGAAAAGCTGAGTGACATCATGGTCCCCGTCACCACCGGCCACGGCAGTATCGACCTGATCATCCCCGGCGTGCATAAAGCCAACGGCCTGCGGATCCTGCAAAAGCGCTGGGGCATTGACGATAGCGAAGTGGTGGCCTTCGGCGACAGCGGCAACGACGTGGAGATGCTGCGCCAGTCCGGTTTCAGCTTTGCGATGGCGAATGCCAGACCGCATATCAAAGCGGCAGCGCGTTTTGAAGCGCCGCATAATAATGATGAAGGCGTTTTAAACGTGATTGAGAAGGTGTTGAACGGGGAGGCGCCGTTTAATTGA
- a CDS encoding TetR/AcrR family transcriptional regulator, with product MSRPPNDPHRREKILQATLDTIAEHGIHAVTHRKIATCAGVPLGSMTYYFDGMEPLLEEAFTWFTRQMSQQYRDFFAGVTGPEMACEAITTLIHSSQVTTPHNMALMYQLYAFMHRSAALKTVMQDWMKMSQTTLEQWFDPVTTRALDAFIEGMTLHYVTDRAPLTREEIRAMVGRIAGEGNP from the coding sequence ATGAGCAGACCACCGAACGATCCGCATCGCCGGGAGAAGATCCTGCAGGCAACGCTCGATACCATCGCCGAACACGGCATTCACGCCGTCACGCACCGTAAAATCGCCACCTGCGCGGGCGTGCCGCTGGGGTCGATGACCTACTATTTCGACGGTATGGAGCCGCTGCTGGAGGAGGCCTTCACGTGGTTTACCCGGCAGATGTCGCAGCAGTACCGGGATTTCTTTGCGGGCGTCACCGGGCCGGAAATGGCGTGCGAAGCCATCACCACGCTGATCCACAGCTCGCAGGTGACCACGCCGCACAACATGGCGCTGATGTATCAGCTCTATGCCTTTATGCACCGCAGCGCGGCGCTCAAAACGGTGATGCAGGACTGGATGAAGATGAGCCAGACCACGCTGGAGCAGTGGTTCGACCCGGTGACCACCCGCGCGCTGGACGCGTTTATTGAAGGGATGACGCTGCACTACGTGACCGACCGGGCGCCGTTAACCCGCGAAGAGATCCGGGCGATGGTGGGGAGAATTGCGGGCGAGGGGAATCCTTAG
- a CDS encoding MFS transporter — protein MTLTSPRKALQRRLWALFMFFFIPGLLMASWATRTPAIRDTLSVSTAEMGIVLFGLSIGSMSGILCSAWLVKRFGTRAVIRTTMCFAVFGMGILSVALWFASPVLFALGLTVFGGSFGSAEVAINVEGAAVEREMNKTVLPMMHGFYSLGTLAGAGVGMALTATGVSANLHILLAALVCIIPILTGIRAIPDGTGKNSADEQHSAEKGLPFYRDFQLMLIGVVVLAMAFAEGSANDWLPLLMVDGHGFSPTSGSLIYAGFTLGMTVGRFTGGWFIDRYSRVAVVRASALLGGLGIAMIIFVDVDWIAGVSVILWGLGASLGFPLTISAASDTGPDAPTRVSVVATMGYLAFLVGPPLLGFLGEHYGLRSAMLVVLGLVIIAALVARAVAKPETNQTTLEKGYER, from the coding sequence ATGACGCTGACCTCTCCCCGTAAAGCCCTGCAGCGACGCCTGTGGGCGCTGTTTATGTTCTTCTTCATTCCCGGCCTGCTGATGGCCTCCTGGGCCACGCGCACCCCCGCCATTCGCGATACTTTGTCCGTTTCTACCGCCGAGATGGGCATCGTACTGTTCGGGCTGTCAATAGGCTCCATGAGCGGCATTCTCTGCTCCGCGTGGCTGGTAAAGCGCTTTGGTACGCGAGCGGTGATCCGCACCACCATGTGCTTTGCCGTGTTCGGGATGGGAATATTAAGCGTGGCGCTGTGGTTTGCCTCGCCGGTGCTGTTCGCCCTGGGCCTGACGGTATTTGGCGGCAGCTTCGGTTCGGCGGAAGTTGCTATCAACGTGGAAGGGGCGGCGGTCGAACGTGAGATGAACAAAACCGTGCTGCCAATGATGCACGGCTTCTATAGCCTCGGCACGCTGGCCGGTGCGGGCGTGGGGATGGCATTGACGGCCACCGGCGTGAGCGCGAATCTGCATATCCTGCTGGCGGCGCTGGTGTGCATCATTCCGATCCTGACCGGCATCCGGGCCATCCCGGACGGCACCGGTAAGAACTCCGCTGACGAACAGCACTCAGCCGAAAAAGGGCTGCCCTTCTACCGCGATTTCCAGCTGATGCTGATCGGCGTGGTGGTGCTGGCGATGGCGTTCGCCGAAGGTTCCGCCAACGACTGGCTGCCGCTGCTGATGGTGGACGGTCACGGCTTTAGCCCTACCTCCGGCTCGCTGATTTACGCCGGGTTTACGCTGGGGATGACCGTCGGGCGCTTCACCGGCGGCTGGTTTATCGACCGCTACAGCCGCGTGGCGGTGGTGCGCGCCAGCGCCCTGCTGGGCGGCCTGGGTATCGCGATGATTATCTTTGTGGATGTGGACTGGATTGCCGGCGTCTCGGTGATCCTCTGGGGGCTGGGCGCGTCCCTCGGCTTCCCGCTGACCATTTCAGCCGCCAGCGATACCGGCCCGGATGCCCCGACGCGCGTCAGCGTGGTGGCAACCATGGGCTATCTCGCCTTCCTGGTCGGGCCGCCGCTGCTCGGCTTCCTCGGCGAGCACTACGGGCTGCGCAGCGCCATGCTGGTGGTGTTAGGGTTGGTCATTATCGCCGCGCTGGTGGCGCGCGCGGTGGCAAAGCCGGAAACAAATCAAACGACACTGGAGAAGGGATATGAGCGTTAA